A window of bacterium genomic DNA:
GCGAATCTGGTACAACGAAGAGATGAGAAGTCCCGTCTTTATCGTACCCGGTCTCGTCGCATTGTTTCTCGTCATGTTGTGTGCCTTGTTGACCAGCGTCGCCGTCGCCCGCGAGAAAGAATTCGGGACACTCGAGCAAGTACTCACAACGCCGGTACATCCCGCGGAAGTCATTATCGGTAAAGTATTGCCTTACATGGGAATTGCGATTATCGATACCGTACTTGTTATTGGAATCGGTATCATATTATTCGATGTACCGTTACGCGGCAGTGTGCTTGCCCTCTGCGGTTACAGCGTGGTGTATCTGTTGGTAGCGTTGGGGATGGGATTACTCATCAGCGTTTCGGTAAAAACCCAACAACTCGCATTGATGGTCGCACTTATGGTAACGATGATTCCTACGCTGCTTTTATCTGGACTCATCTTCCCCATCGCCTCAATGCCATTACCACTTCAGATTCTCTCGAACAT
This region includes:
- a CDS encoding ABC transporter permease codes for the protein TILTNREEFSDGFAANRYRAIVAIAPGFGEDIATHRDARFQVIVDGSDANSANVISNHIKAISQQISLENVAKRFGKKPEPPIELKTRIWYNEEMRSPVFIVPGLVALFLVMLCALLTSVAVAREKEFGTLEQVLTTPVHPAEVIIGKVLPYMGIAIIDTVLVIGIGIILFDVPLRGSVLALCGYSVVYLLVALGMGLLISVSVKTQQLALMVALMVTMIPTLLLSGLIFPIASMPLPLQILSNIVPARWYIEIVRGIMLKGENYYPIQAAVLTVMAVVTLAISIKKFRSQMGGV